In Heliangelus exortis chromosome Z, bHelExo1.hap1, whole genome shotgun sequence, a genomic segment contains:
- the F2R gene encoding proteinase-activated receptor 1: MGPRVLSALLWALSLLGCPCPSPAAARLDSPYNSSVPRVRSFVFIFPSHQDDPIPIEGDTEDDLEAGSGATNKTESFPHEQQTVSVQTSRYLTSPWLTRFVPSVYTLVLVLSLPLNITAIVVFLKKMKIEKPAVIYMLNLALADVLFVSVLPFKIAYHFSGNDWVFGPGMCRFITAAFYCNMYCSVMLMTSISFDRFLAVVYPMQSLGWRTLPRAALICFIIWLVAVTGVIPFLIREQTMKIPTLNITTCHDVLAESELHGYYVHFFSVFSSVFFVVPFIISTVCYICIIRCLSSSTIVAKQNKKTRALFLCVAVFSVFVLCFGPTNVLLLIHYIHFSYDNSLEYLYFAYLLCVCISSISCCIDPFIYYYASSQYQRQLFSLFSCKKAFDPNSSNSTGQSMSTTSRRATCSTNVNNSVYRKLLAVHA; this comes from the exons ATGGGGCCGCGGGTGCTGTCCGCGCTGCTCTGGGCCCTGTCCCTCTTGGGCTGCCCGTGCCCGtcgcccgccgccgcccgcctgG actCCCCATATAACAGCAGCGTGCCCCGTGTCAGaagttttgtatttatttttccaagtcACCAGGATGACCCAATACCTATTGAAGGCGATACTGAAGATGACTTGGAAGCTGGATCAGGAGCCACCAATAAGACTGAATCATTCCCACATGAGCAACAAACAGTGTCAGTGCAAACATCAAGATACCTTACTAGCCCCTGGCTGACACGTTTTGTTCCTTCAGTTTACACCCTAGTGCTTGTGCTTAGTCTCCCCCTGAACATTACAGCAATCGTcgtgtttctgaaaaaaatgaaaattgaaaaacCAGCTGTAATATACATGCTGAACTTGGCCCTTGCAGATGTCCTGTTTGTAAGCGTGCTTCCGTTCAAGATTGCTTATCACTTTTCTGGAAATGACTGGGTTTTTGGACCTGGAATGTGCCGTTTCATCACTGCTGCCTTCTACTGTAACATGTACTGTTCAGTAATGCTTATGACAAGCATAAGCTTCGATCGCTTCTTAGCAGTGGTTTATCCCATGCAGTCCCTCGGGTGGCGCACGTTACCCCGTGCCGCGCTGATTTGTTTCATCATATGGCTTGTAGCTGTGACAGGGGTTATACCTTTCCTCATCAGAGAGCAAACAATGAAAATACCCACTCTAAATATAACAACCTGCCATGATGTGCTAGCAGAATCTGAACTTCACGGCTATTACGTTCACTtcttctcagtcttctcttctgtgttttttgtaGTGCCATTTATAATTTCAACTGTCTGTTACATCTGTATCATTCGATGTCTTAGTTCTTCTACCATcgttgcaaaacaaaataagaagaCACGTGCCTTGTTTTTATGTGTggctgttttctctgtttttgttctttgctttgGACCAACAAATGTCCTCCTATTAATTCACTATATCCATTTTTCTTATGACAATAGCTTAGAGTATCTCTACTTTGCCTATCTACTCTGTGTTTGTATCAGCAGCATCAGCTGTTGCATTGACCCCTTTATTTACTACTATGCTTCTTCTCAGTATCAGAGACAACTTTTCAGTCTCTTTAGTTGTAAAAAGGCTTTTGATCCTAACAGTAGCAACAGCACTGGCCAGTCGATGTCTACTACAAGTAGAAGGGCTACGTGCTCTACTAATGTGAATAATAGTGTCTACAGGAAATTACTAGCAGTGCATgcttaa